The genome window CTGCGCCGACTGAACGCGGAGGCGCAGGAATTCATGGCGGAGGCGGCGGTCACGACCGAAAAGGACGCCTCCAAGCTCCGCCCGGAGGCCTTCGAGCTTCCGCTGGCGGTCCTGCGCGTCGAGATCGAAGTCACGCGGAACGAGGAACTGCTGGAGGAGCGACTCCTGGAGGTCGTGCGGGACATCCCCCGCGCGACCGCGCCGATCCGCCGATGAGCCGCAAGGGCCGGGATTTCCGCTGGCGTCGCTTTCCCCCCGTGCAGCTGGCGCTCTATCTCGTCCTGCGGACGGTGATCATGGTGGTCGGGATGTTTCCCTACTCCCAGGCGCCGGCCCTCGCGCGCGTCCTGGCGCGCCTCATCCGCCTCATCGACCGCAAGCACGCGCGGATCGCGGCCAAGAACCTCGAGAAGTCCCGCGGGGTCTGCGCCCCCGACGAGATCCCCGCCTTCATCGACCGCGTGTACCGCCACATCGCGCTCGGATTCGTCGAGATGCTCTTCCTCCCGCGCCTGATCCAGCGCCGGGCGCTGGAGCGGCACGTGCGGCTGGAGCGGTTCGAGATCCTGGCGCGCCTCCTGCGCGAGCGCGGCAAAGGCGTCATCGTCACGATCGGACACCTGGGCAACTGGGAGCTGATCGGACTGGCCGTGGCGCGGGCGGGGTGGCGCCTGAATTCGCTCGCGCGGCCCATCGAAAACCCCTGGGTGGACCGCTACCTCAACCGCTTCCGGACCCTCACCGGGCAGGCGATCATCTCCAAGTACCACGCCCTCGGGGCGATGATCCAGGCCCTGCGGCGGAACGAACTTCTCGTCATCCAGATCGACCAGGACGCCCGCCATTCGGGAGTGTACGTGGACTTCTTCGGACGGCCGGCCTCGACGCACCGGAGCCCCGCGCTTCTGGCCCTCAAGTACGGAACCCCTATCGTCGTGGCGGACATCTTCCGCGAGGGCGACATCCACCGCTGCGTGGTTTCCGATCCGATCGATCCCGAGGCGTTCCGCGGCCGTCCGGACCCGGTCAAGGCGCTCACCCAGGCCTTCACGGAGCTTTTCGAAAACTGCGTGCGCCGCCACCCCGACCAGTGGTTCTGGGTGCACGACCGCTGGAAGACGGCCGAGCGGGTCGCCCGCGTCAGCGCCGAGGCGCTGACGTAGCCGCCTCAGGGCTTGGGCAGCTCGGCGAGCATCCGTTCGGCGCGGGCCCGCGTCTCCGGCGCGGCCCTCCGGATCCCCACGAGAAGCTCGCAGGCCTCGCGCGCGCGGGCCGTCGCGCCGGCCTGTCGCGCCGCCCGCGCGATCTCCCAGAGGAGCTCCCCCGCCAGGACCGCCGCCCGCTCGTCCTTCTCCAGTCCCACCGCCGCCGCGTCCCGGAGATCCGCCAGGGCTTCCGCGTGCAGCCCCAGCGCCACTTCGGCGCGGGCGGCGTTCACCCACGGCACGGGATGGGCGGCGCAGAGCTTGCGGGCGCGGAGAAAATGCTCCAGCGCGCGGGCGGGCTCTTTCCGGTCGTCGTAGAGCTTCCCGAGATCGTTGTGGACCTGGGCGAATTCCGGCCATGCCGCCAGGGCCTCCTGGTACTTGAGCTCCGCCTCGGCCCAGCGCCCCTGAGCGTGAAGGACGCGGGCGCGGTCGTAGAGCGCCCGGGCGCGCGCCACGTCCGGCCGGGCCACCGCCGCGGGCTCGACCGGCGGGCGGACCGCCGGGGCGGCCGTGGGAACCGGCGCTGGCTTCGAAATCACCCGGAAGCGCAGGCGCGGATCGGCCGGCCGGCCGGGCTGGGGCTCGGGCGCGCGGTTGGACAGAAGGTCGCCGAGCTGCGGATAAAAGTCGTAGTCGCCGTCCTCCGGCACGCGCACCCGGCAGCGGACCTTGCCCTCCGTCCAGTCGCTCCAGGAAGCCTCGACGCCCGCCTCGTCGGCCGGCCTCCAGGAGCGGCCGCCGTCGCGCGAGACCCAGAGGGTCTTGTGGGCCACCTTTTCGGACCGGCAGGTGAACGCCAGCGTGAATTCGCGGGACTCCACGACCGGGCGGTCTGCGTCCTGAACCAGGGCTCCGAGCGCGCACAGGATGACCAGCATCGGAACGATCCCCCCAACGAAGGCGGGCCGGGAGCGGCCCCCCTACAGGCAGAGTATCGGCCGGAAGGGGCGTCCGGCTTCATTCCGGCGTTCAGGCCATCGCCTTGGCGGCTTCTTCCCGCGTGTCCTTGAAGGTGAAGATCTGCGACAGCCCCAGCAGGTCGAAGACCTCCTTGACGTTGGGGCTGGGCCGCATGAGGATGATGTTTCCGTCGTTCTCCTGCGCCGTGCCGATCGCGCCGATGAAGACGCCCGCGCCCGCCGAGGAGATGTAGTCGAGGCCGGAAAGATCGACGGCCAGCTTGTAGTGGCCCGCCTCGAAGATATCGTTGATGGTCTTCTCCAGTTCCTCGAACGTGTGCGCGTCCAGGAACCCCCGGACCGTAAGGAAGATGACCCCGTTGGGCCCCTTCTCCTTGAGGATCTGAAACGCCGGCATAGTTCGGGATCCTATCGGATGAATTTGACGAGCGTCAATTCGTTCTTCACGCCGTCCTTGAACTTGTACCGGACCTCGTCCATGATCTGCCGCATCAGGAAGATGCCGAGGCCCTTCTTGTGCCCCTTCTGGACGTGCTCCTTCATGTCCGGGTCGGGGATGGATTCGGGGTTGAAGACCCGGCCGCTGTCCCGGATGACCACCTTGAACTGGTCGTCCGCCGCCTCGATCTCGATCTCGATCGAACCGTCCACGCCTTCGTCGTAGCCGTGCTCGATGATGTTGGTGACGGCCTCGTCCACGGCCAGAATCACCTTGTTCTCCTCCTCCCTCGCCAGACGGCTCTGGCGGATGAGCCGCGCCACGAAGTCCCGCACGACGATCAGGTACTTCGTGTCGTTCGAAACGACCAGTCGGTCTTTCAGGGTTTCGCCCATACCCTCCCGGCCATCACAGGTAGCGCAGCGTCACGATGGTGATGTCGTCCGACTGCGCCGCGTTCCCACGGTGCTCGTCGAGCGCCCGGACGATGAGGTTGAGCATCTGGTTGGAGTCGCGCCCCGCCAGCTCCCGGATAAGGCCGTGGAACCGCTCCTCTCCGAACTCCTGGTTGCGGGCGTTCATCGCCTCCACCACCCCGTCCGTATAGGCCACGATCCGGTCCCCGTGACCCAGGACGATCCGCTCCTCCTTGATCGTCCGCTCGAAGACCGGCCCCTTGTCGAACCCCAGCGCGATCCCGTTCGGATTCACCCGCTCGATGCGGCCGGCGGCGGCCCGCCAGACGACCAGCGGGTTGTGACCCGCGCTGGCGACGCGGATTTCGTTCGTCTTCTTGTTGAGTATACAATAGAGCGCCGTCACGAACATGCCCTTTTTGATGTCCTGCGCGAGCATCCGGTTGGCCCGCACGAGCGTGTCCGCCGGAGAGACGTTGCGGCTGCGTTCGGCTTCCATCCGGATGAAGGCCCGCGCCATGCTCATGACGAGCGATCCCGGAACCCCCTTCCCCGAAACGTCCGCCACGATGATCCCC of Planctomycetota bacterium contains these proteins:
- a CDS encoding ATP-binding protein codes for the protein MGETLKDRLVVSNDTKYLIVVRDFVARLIRQSRLAREEENKVILAVDEAVTNIIEHGYDEGVDGSIEIEIEAADDQFKVVIRDSGRVFNPESIPDPDMKEHVQKGHKKGLGIFLMRQIMDEVRYKFKDGVKNELTLVKFIR
- a CDS encoding lysophospholipid acyltransferase family protein — translated: MSRKGRDFRWRRFPPVQLALYLVLRTVIMVVGMFPYSQAPALARVLARLIRLIDRKHARIAAKNLEKSRGVCAPDEIPAFIDRVYRHIALGFVEMLFLPRLIQRRALERHVRLERFEILARLLRERGKGVIVTIGHLGNWELIGLAVARAGWRLNSLARPIENPWVDRYLNRFRTLTGQAIISKYHALGAMIQALRRNELLVIQIDQDARHSGVYVDFFGRPASTHRSPALLALKYGTPIVVADIFREGDIHRCVVSDPIDPEAFRGRPDPVKALTQAFTELFENCVRRHPDQWFWVHDRWKTAERVARVSAEALT
- a CDS encoding STAS domain-containing protein — encoded protein: MPAFQILKEKGPNGVIFLTVRGFLDAHTFEELEKTINDIFEAGHYKLAVDLSGLDYISSAGAGVFIGAIGTAQENDGNIILMRPSPNVKEVFDLLGLSQIFTFKDTREEAAKAMA
- a CDS encoding tetratricopeptide repeat protein, translating into MLVILCALGALVQDADRPVVESREFTLAFTCRSEKVAHKTLWVSRDGGRSWRPADEAGVEASWSDWTEGKVRCRVRVPEDGDYDFYPQLGDLLSNRAPEPQPGRPADPRLRFRVISKPAPVPTAAPAVRPPVEPAAVARPDVARARALYDRARVLHAQGRWAEAELKYQEALAAWPEFAQVHNDLGKLYDDRKEPARALEHFLRARKLCAAHPVPWVNAARAEVALGLHAEALADLRDAAAVGLEKDERAAVLAGELLWEIARAARQAGATARAREACELLVGIRRAAPETRARAERMLAELPKP